Within the Terriglobia bacterium genome, the region CCATCGCGAGTTGCTGGTGGTCGACGGCAAGCAAGGGTTCATCGGAGGCGCCGGCATTGCCGACCACTGGTACACAGGCAACGAGAGGCATCCACGCTGGCGCGATACCGTCCTGCGCCTCGAAGGCGAATGCGTACTCGGGTTACAAGGAACCTTTGCGGAGAACTGGCTCGAATCCCGCGGCGAGATTTTGATGGGCGAAGACTATTTCCCCGATCACCGAGTGCCCGGGAATGAGCCGGCGCTGGTGATCAACAGCGCGCCGTCACCCGGCGGATCCAGCCGCGCACGCGTGCTGTTCCAGACGCTGGTTGCTTCAGCACAGAAAAGCATTCACATCACCACACCCTACTTCCTTCCCGACGAAAGCCTCAGCCGTGAATTGGTGCGAGCCGTGCAACGGGGGGCTGAGGTCATCATTCTCACCCCGGGGCGCAAGAGCGATCACGCTCTGACGAGGAATTCCAGCCGCAGATTGTATGGGGAACTTCTGCGGGCGGGCGCTCGCGTGTTCGAGTACCAGCCGGCGATGATTCACGCGAAGGTGCTCATCCTCGATTCGATGTGGATCGTGGCGGGTTCCACGAATTGCGACAACCGCTCATTCGGCATCAACGACGAAGTAAACCTTGCCGTCGCGTCGCGCGACCTCGCTCTGCGGCTGGAAGAAGACTTCCGGACCGACCTTTCCAACAGTCGCGAAATTTCGTTACATCAATGGTCGCATCGTCCCGTGTACGAGCGCGTTGGCGAAACTCTCGGCTGGATTTTCCAGCGTCAGCAATGACTGCGCTCCGAATCGCGACCTACAACATTCATAAGTGCCGGGGAATGGATCGTAGAGTTCTGCCCGAACGCATCGCCGGCGTAATCCGCGAATTGAAGGTGGACGTGGTTGCACTGCAGGAGGTTCTGCGCGAAGAAGGGCGCGACCAGTTCAGAATTCTTGCCGAATCAACCGGCTTCAAGTTCGCCTGCTTCGGAGAGAACCGAAAGCATCGCGGCGCAGCGTATGGTAATGCGCTGCTCAGTCGATTTCCGATAGAGCATTGGAAGAACTACGACATCACTGCGGGCCACCGGGAGCCTCGCGGACTGCTACGCGCCGACCTTCACCTGCCGGGGAGAATGCGCTTGCATGTGCTGAATATCCACATGGGAACCGGGCTGCTGGAAAGGTGCCGCCAGGCGCGCCGACTACTGAACCAAGAAGTGCTGCTTTCGACCGACTTCTCTGCCCCGCGAATTCTCCTCGGCGACTTCAACGAGTGGACTCGCGGACTGCCAACCCGAATGCTGAGCGAACACTTTCGCAGTGCCGAATGGACGGAGAAGCCATCCAGGCGTGGCGCCCGAAGGCGAACCTATCCCGGCGTGCTGCCCCTGCTGCACCTTGACCATATCTATTACGACGATGCGCTGAAGCTGAAGACCTTCCGCCTGCACCGAACGCGAACCACACTGGTCGCGTCGGATCATCTGCCCTTGGTTGCGTGTTTCGAAGTTAATTCCAGTGAGTGAATCCGCGTCTGCTAACTGTGGCAGACGTGGGGCACGGAGGTATCACCGAACTCGTGCGCGGCTTCCTCGCCGCGCAGCACTCGCAATGCGCCTTCGGCAAGTGCCTGCAATTCGTCTTCTCCGGGATAGACGTGTAGCGGAGCAATCCAGTAGATATGCGATCGCAGGTTCGCGACAAGTTTCTTCGAATGAGCCATGCCGCCGGTGAGCAGAATGGCATCGACTCGGCCGCGAAGGGCCGCTGCCATTGCGCCGACTTCTTTCGCGATCTGATAGATCATCGCGTCGTACACCAGCGCCGCGTGCTTGTCGCCGCCAGCAATCCGCGACTCGATCTCTTCCAAATCCTTGGTGCCGAGATAAGAGAAGAGTCCACCCTCGCGGAACAGCAGGGCCTCGACCTGCTGCCGTGTGTACTTTCCGCTGAAGCAGAGGTCCACGAGTTTCATACACGGCACGGTTCCGGCGCGCTCAGTGGAAAAGGCGCCTTCTTCGCGCGAGTTGGTGACGTCGATCATGCGTCCGCGCTCGTGGGCCGAAACCGAGATGCCGCTGCCGACGTGCGCGACGATGAGGTGCAGGTGATCGTACGGACGCCCGTTCTCGCGTGCGAATCGTTTGGCGACGGCCTTGGAGTTCAGCGCGTGCGACAGACATGAACGATCCAGCAACGCGCTGCCCGAGAGACGCGCCTTCTCCGGCCACTCGTCGACGCTGACCGGATCGACGATGAACGCTGGAACGCCAGCCTCATCGGCGATCGCCTTCGCCAGGAAAGCCCCGAGATTCGAAGCATGCTCACCGCGTTCAGCGCGGCGCAACTCATCGAGCATTTCATCGTTCACGCGATAGGTACCGCTCGCGACGGGACGCAGCAGCCCGCCGCGTCCGACGACAGCGCTCAATTCTGAGATCTTGTGCCCGTGGCTGCTCAATTCCTCTTCGATCTTCAGCCGCCGAAACTCTTGCTGGTCAAGAATCGGTCTGCCCCGAAAAGGCTCGAGTTCCTCCGCCGAGTGGCGCAAATTGGTAACGAAAAGCGGCTGCCTGTCGCGATACAGACCGAACTTGGTTGAGGTTGAACCGGGATTGATGACGAGGATTTCGAATTTACCGGCCATGTGCGAGCACCCCCAGGGCGACGGAATTGATCTTGTCGTCGACGCTTTCCACGCGGGACGGAATGAGAATGGGAACCTTCGCTCCGAGGACTACATGCGCGCATTGCGACCCGCCGAGATACTTCACTGCTTTGCCGAGAAGGTTGCCGGCTTCGATGTTCGGCACGACCATGCAGTCGGCGTGCCCGGCGACAGGCGAGGTAATTCCCTTTTCCTTTGCGGCCGACTCCAGCAGTGCGTTATCAAGCGCCAGCGGGCCGCAGACTTCGCAGTCTCCAAACGTGCCAACCTTCGCCATCTCGGTGAGCGTCTGCGCGTCCACGGTAGAAGGCAGAGAGGTCGTAACCGCCTCCGTCGCGCTCATGATGGCCATCTTCGGCCGCCCGATCCCAATGGCGCGCATCACATCGAGCGCGTTCAGCAGGATTTGCTTCTTCTGCTCCAGGTCAGGAGCAACATTGAGTCCCCCATCCGTGACCCCCACCAGACGTCGATATCCCGCGAGCGTGTCTTCATACAGCATCACAT harbors:
- the buk gene encoding butyrate kinase, which gives rise to MAGKFEILVINPGSTSTKFGLYRDRQPLFVTNLRHSAEELEPFRGRPILDQQEFRRLKIEEELSSHGHKISELSAVVGRGGLLRPVASGTYRVNDEMLDELRRAERGEHASNLGAFLAKAIADEAGVPAFIVDPVSVDEWPEKARLSGSALLDRSCLSHALNSKAVAKRFARENGRPYDHLHLIVAHVGSGISVSAHERGRMIDVTNSREEGAFSTERAGTVPCMKLVDLCFSGKYTRQQVEALLFREGGLFSYLGTKDLEEIESRIAGGDKHAALVYDAMIYQIAKEVGAMAAALRGRVDAILLTGGMAHSKKLVANLRSHIYWIAPLHVYPGEDELQALAEGALRVLRGEEAAHEFGDTSVPHVCHS
- a CDS encoding phosphate acyltransferase; the protein is MPAITSAPAVIHTFKELREAARALGPKRVGVVVADDEVALLAAASAAELGLARPVLIGSETKIREKIQALGIESLVARADFHQAADATSAASIATGLARDGKVDILLKGHLRTDELLRAVLDKQAGLRTGRLLSDVMLYEDTLAGYRRLVGVTDGGLNVAPDLEQKKQILLNALDVMRAIGIGRPKMAIMSATEAVTTSLPSTVDAQTLTEMAKVGTFGDCEVCGPLALDNALLESAAKEKGITSPVAGHADCMVVPNIEAGNLLGKAVKYLGGSQCAHVVLGAKVPILIPSRVESVDDKINSVALGVLAHGR
- a CDS encoding endonuclease/exonuclease/phosphatase family protein, whose product is MTALRIATYNIHKCRGMDRRVLPERIAGVIRELKVDVVALQEVLREEGRDQFRILAESTGFKFACFGENRKHRGAAYGNALLSRFPIEHWKNYDITAGHREPRGLLRADLHLPGRMRLHVLNIHMGTGLLERCRQARRLLNQEVLLSTDFSAPRILLGDFNEWTRGLPTRMLSEHFRSAEWTEKPSRRGARRRTYPGVLPLLHLDHIYYDDALKLKTFRLHRTRTTLVASDHLPLVACFEVNSSE
- a CDS encoding phospholipase D-like domain-containing protein → MEHHTLFVVLASIAICSEGFLLFLALFAPGLRYKISSPGTQSLDSDNFCRALEASTDAKMRPQTQFEVLTNGENFYEAMLLGIRQAQRSVNLECYIFQRGKIAQRFIEALAERARAGVKVNLLLDGLGSLGTTDSYLRPVTDAGGKVAWYHPLRWNTWPGYNNRTHRELLVVDGKQGFIGGAGIADHWYTGNERHPRWRDTVLRLEGECVLGLQGTFAENWLESRGEILMGEDYFPDHRVPGNEPALVINSAPSPGGSSRARVLFQTLVASAQKSIHITTPYFLPDESLSRELVRAVQRGAEVIILTPGRKSDHALTRNSSRRLYGELLRAGARVFEYQPAMIHAKVLILDSMWIVAGSTNCDNRSFGINDEVNLAVASRDLALRLEEDFRTDLSNSREISLHQWSHRPVYERVGETLGWIFQRQQ